The following nucleotide sequence is from Anatilimnocola floriformis.
CAAAAAGCTACTGAGATCAAACAGGTCGGTGAGCGTGGCCAGATTGCGAGCTGCTTCGGCATCGGGCACGCCATAGAGATCGGCAAAGAATAGCAACAGCTCGCGCGGCGTGAGCCATTGATATAAACCGGCGCTGGTGCTCACCAGGCCAATGCGGGCCTTCACGGCGTCGGGGGCTTCGACCGAGCGAAAGCCATCGACCTCGGTATAGCCAGTGGTCGGCAGGAGCAGACCGAGGATGATCCGCAACGTGGTCGTTTTGCCAGCGCCGTTCTCGCCGAGCAGGCCATACACTTCGCCGCGGGCGACGGCGAGGCTGAGGCGATCGACGGCCAGGACATCGCGCCCCGGATTGGGAAAACGCTTGGTAAGTTCGTGAACAGTAATCATCAAACTGCGTACTCGCAGCAATAAATTTACGGGGCAGGCCGATACTGGCAGGCACACAGGATCACGCTATTATCCGCGTCACCCCACCCCAGGGCGATGGCCCGTTGCAGGATTTCTTCGGGCGTGGCAGGCAGCAAGCCGATCATCCCGATTGGTCGCGCAGCCATCGTCGAGTATCCTGACTTCGTCATTCTGCGTTCGGTTTCCTATTTCTGCATTTCCCAAGTGGCTCAATATCTTACGGTCTTCGCGATCCTGCTCGCCAGCAGCGTGGTGCAGGGGGCCGTAGGCTTTGCGGGCGGACTGTTTGCCATTCCGCTGTTGATTCTCGCCGGTTTTTCGCTGGCCGAAGCCGTGTCGATCAATATGATTGCCTCGACCGTGCAGAACTTTCTCGGCGCGTGGCGATTGCGGCGCGATATCGACTATCGCGCCGCGGTCATGCCGACGATCCTGCGCTTCATGGCGTTGCCGCTGGGTGTGTGGACGCTGCGCTGCGTCGGCAGCGCGAGCGAAAGCCTGGCCTCACAAGTTGTCGGCGGCATCATTCTCGCCATCCTGGCGATTCAGTGGATCTTCAGCGTGCCGCCGCAGGACAAACTGCACTGGGGCTGGGAGATCGCGGCCTTTCTCGGCGGCGGATATTTGCTCGGCCTTTGCGGCATGGGCGGGCCGGTGATGGTGCTGTGGGTGATGGCCCATCGTTGGCCGATCAAGCGGGCCAAGGCGTTTCTATATTACCTCTTCGCCACGGGGATGATTCCGCAGGCAATTTTTCTCTGGCTCTTCATCGGCCAATCGGTGGTCATTGCCTTTTGGCTCGGCGTGATCGCCATTCCCGCGCTCGTCCTCGGCATGCTGCTCGGTTTGAAAATCGCGAGCTACCTGCCCGATCACGTCATCCGCCGTCTGACGGTTGCGGTGCTGATTTTGATCGCCGTCAGTGCGATCGTGGCGCCGTACTTCAAAACGTAGCAATCACCACAGCGGCGCAGTTAAGATGAAGCGATGCGATTCTCACTGCGAACACTGCTGATCGTAATGCTCATTGCCGGGCCGCTGGGGGCGTTTGGGTGGAAGCAATGGCGGGCGTATCGGGCACGTGTAATCCTCGAAAGAACGCTCGCAATAGCGAAGCTCCGAAGCGCAGTGTACTGGCAAGGCGGCGGACTGGCGTCCAATACCAAGAAATCTCCCGCTGCGGATGAAATCTGGAACGAGCAGCGCGACAACATCTCCTGGGAGAGCTTTCCCGAAAGCCAACCAAACTCTCGGGAACGAGCTGCGATCACGAAGTGACTTTGGATTTCTCGCGAGTCCCAGTTCTCACGCCCAAGCGCAAAGCGCGATCAGCGGTGAGCACTTTTTCTTCCGGCACGTCAGCGATTGTCACCATAACAGGCTGATTGAGTTGAGCCGGAGTGGGACCGATTCCCAGCGGCGTGGTGACGGGTGGAACTTTTTGCAGCCGCAAGTCGGGCGCCCAGAAGAGTATGCCCACGGTCATCAGTCGGAAGACCGACGACAAACCGAAGACGGTGAGAAACGCCGTGTGCGACTCGTGCATCAGCGCGAGAACGCCGGCGCCGATAAAACTGCCGATAACCATCGCAGCTGCATTGCCCCAGTTGTAGAACGTGAGCATGCTGGTGCGGTCTTGCCGCGGAATGGCTTCGAAAAACATCAGCAGCATGGCCAGCTCGTACGCGGCCCAGGTGATGCCCGAAATCAATTGCACGACACAGATGTAAAGAAACTCACCGCTGACGACCCAATTCTCGGTCGAGCCCGGCAGTGTGAACGGCATGGTCCATTGCCAGGCCGAAAACCAATCGCTGATTACCCAAAAGCTGGCGACCGGAATGATCGCGATGCCGCCGATCCACAGCAGTCGCTTGGCCCCCGCCCGCTGAGCAACGCGGCCCCAAAAGGGCGTGGCCAGCACCTTGCCGACAAAGGCCAGGCCGATCATCAACATGTAATCGAAATACGAAATGCCCTGGTCGCGGATCAAATAGGGATTGAAGTACGGCCCGCTGATTTGCACGGCTACCTGCATGGCGAGCAGATACCACACGAGCGTGCCACCGTTTTTTGCGGTCGAGGCAAAGAGTTGCCGGATCGGCACCGGGCGATCGTTGATGCGGCCGCGCTGCGGTTCGCTCTGCCAGAGCAAGGCGATGCCCGAGATGATTCGCGCTGCAGCTGCCGTCAGTAAGATCGCGCAAAATGCCGGCAGCAACAAATCATTTCCCTTGGCCCAGTGTAGCGCAAGTCCGCCGCTGGCAAAACCGAGCAGCGTGAAGGCTTGGCCGGTACGGGTGCGACACGAAAAGAATTTCGTCCGCACGCGCTTGGGGATGATCGTTTCGATCCAGGTATTCCAAGCCGGTCCGCCGGACAAACCGGAGAACCAATACAGCGTCGCGGCGAGATAAATCCAGCAGACCGACGCCGGAAAGCCGCTAACATTTGAGTTACGCGATTCCGGCGCGAGCCAGATCGCCATCGGCAACAACAGCAGCGCAATGGCTTGCAAAAAGACGCAGCCCGCGACCCACAGGCGGTGCGAACCAAGTCGCCGAACTAGCATGGGCGACAGCAGTTGCAGCGTCGCTCCTGCCAGCATCGGCAGGGTTGCGGCCAGGCCGCCGGCCGTTTTGCCAGCACCGACAGCGAGGGCAAAAGGGACGATGTAGGTCTCGCCGATGCCGACCATGACCGAGTAGCCGCCCGCGTCAGCAATGCTGGCGTAAATATCAGCGCGTGGCGATGATCGCACGGCCTCGTCGGACTTCGCCGACGGGAGCGCGAGAGCGGCAGGCATTGCGGAAACAGGCGGGGTAAGCGACCTGACAAAGGACCGGCGGGGCGGAGCGAGGGACATGTTCCGGGGTGAGCTAGCGGTTAATTGATTCTAATTCAAACGGTAAGGAGACTGGAGAGGAGAGACACAATTACTGAGAAATGTTCGGGGCGGCAACCTCAGTAATCGCCGCATTTCAGCACAATTCATCGCACGAAACGTGGTCCCGCCGGGCAGTCCGCGACTCTACATCGCGGCTCCGGCGGGAACGGAACGGCAGGTGAGCCCCTTTATCTGTATCGACAGCAACCCCTGAGACGTTACGCCGAAGCGATGTAGAATACGCATGCCCGCATCTGCAGCTTCGAACTTCAAACTGCCAACTTCAAACTCGACTATCCCGACCATGTCCGTAGCTCTCGACAAATCCGGTTCCCGCGTTCGCCGCATGTTTGGCGAGATCGCGCCGCATTACGACCGGATGAACCACCTGCTGTCGATGAACGTCGACAAGTACTGGCGATGGTTTACCGTCCGCAAACTCAAGCCGACGCCCGGCGAGCCGATTCTCGATGTTTGCACCGGCACCGGCGATCTGGCCCTCGCCTTTTATCGCTACACCAAGGGGGAGTCGGCGATTGTGGCGTCGGACTTCTGCGGCGAGATGCTGGAGATCGGTGAGAAGAAGCGGGACCGTGCCAAGATCCCGCCGGAGCGGCTGGAGTTTATCGAAGCCGATGCCCAGAACCTGCCGTTCGAGAGCGATCGCTTCAGCGTGGTCTCGGTGGCCTTTGGCTTGCGAAATGTCGCCGATACTGATCAAGGCCTGCGAGAACTGACCCGCGTCTGCAAACCGGGCGGCCAAGTCGCTGTGCTCGAGTTTTCCACCCCGACGTGGCAGCCGTTCAAAGCTTTTTACGGTTTCTACTTCCGCAACGTGCTGCCACGGATCGGCCAGATGCTCGCGCGAAACAGCTCGGCCGCTTATGAATATCTGCCGCAGAGCGTCGGTCTTTTTCCGCAAGGGAAAGAACTCGCGGCGAAGATGGAAGCGGCGGGACTTTCGGATGTGCGGTACTACACGCTGACCTTCGGCATTGCCACGCTCTATGTGGGGCGGAAATGAGCGCTGCCGTTGACGCACCGCTGGTTCTTGCGATGACCGGCGCGAGTGGTGCTCCCTACGCGACGCGGTTGCTCGAAGTGCTACTTCGCGACGGTTACGAGGTTCATCTGCTGATCAGCCCCAGCGGCCAAGCGGTCATTCGGCAGGAACTCAACCGCGAAGTCGATCTAAATACCTTCGCGCTGCCGCAGTTACTCCCTGATATCGCGGCCAGTGAATTAAAAGGGAAGTTGCACTTCCATCAACACGGCGATTACTTCGCACCAGTGGCGAGCGGTTCGTTTCTGACTCGCGGAATGGTGGTGTGCCCCTGCTCGGGTTCAACGCTCAGCGGCATCGCCCACGGCAGCAGTCAGAATCTCATTCAACGCGCTGCCGATGTGCACTTAAAAGAAAAGCGGAAGCTCATTCTCGTTCCGCGCGAAACGCCGTTGTCGCTCGTCTATCTCGACAACATGAAAAAAGTCGCCGAGGCCGGCGCCGTGATCCTCCCCGCCATGCCGGGTTGGTATCACGGTGTGCGATCGCTCGACGATTTGATTGATTTCATCGTCGCGCGGATTCTCGATCAGCTCGGCATCGAACACCAGCTGATGAAACGTTGGGGCGACTAAGGTGCCAGAGCGGAACGAACCACCTGCTGTTTTTCAGAAGACGCCCGCAGTCTCATCGTCTTCCGTTGTCAAAACGCAAAAGAAAGTCGTGCGGATCGCTATCGGCATTGCGATCCTGGCTGCCCTTTGCT
It contains:
- a CDS encoding MFS transporter: MPAALALPSAKSDEAVRSSPRADIYASIADAGGYSVMVGIGETYIVPFALAVGAGKTAGGLAATLPMLAGATLQLLSPMLVRRLGSHRLWVAGCVFLQAIALLLLPMAIWLAPESRNSNVSGFPASVCWIYLAATLYWFSGLSGGPAWNTWIETIIPKRVRTKFFSCRTRTGQAFTLLGFASGGLALHWAKGNDLLLPAFCAILLTAAAARIISGIALLWQSEPQRGRINDRPVPIRQLFASTAKNGGTLVWYLLAMQVAVQISGPYFNPYLIRDQGISYFDYMLMIGLAFVGKVLATPFWGRVAQRAGAKRLLWIGGIAIIPVASFWVISDWFSAWQWTMPFTLPGSTENWVVSGEFLYICVVQLISGITWAAYELAMLLMFFEAIPRQDRTSMLTFYNWGNAAAMVIGSFIGAGVLALMHESHTAFLTVFGLSSVFRLMTVGILFWAPDLRLQKVPPVTTPLGIGPTPAQLNQPVMVTIADVPEEKVLTADRALRLGVRTGTREKSKVTS
- a CDS encoding ABC transporter ATP-binding protein, with the translated sequence MITVHELTKRFPNPGRDVLAVDRLSLAVARGEVYGLLGENGAGKTTTLRIILGLLLPTTGYTEVDGFRSVEAPDAVKARIGLVSTSAGLYQWLTPRELLLFFADLYGVPDAEAARNLATLTDLFDLSSFLDRRSSTLSTGQKQRVNLARALMHDPPVLLLDEPTRGLDVLGSKVIFDFIAAARGLGKAVIVSTHRLDEAERLCDRFGLLHKGKLMHEGTLAELRARTGCETLTDMFLKGLSAAELQGAAS
- a CDS encoding sulfite exporter TauE/SafE family protein; translation: MAQYLTVFAILLASSVVQGAVGFAGGLFAIPLLILAGFSLAEAVSINMIASTVQNFLGAWRLRRDIDYRAAVMPTILRFMALPLGVWTLRCVGSASESLASQVVGGIILAILAIQWIFSVPPQDKLHWGWEIAAFLGGGYLLGLCGMGGPVMVLWVMAHRWPIKRAKAFLYYLFATGMIPQAIFLWLFIGQSVVIAFWLGVIAIPALVLGMLLGLKIASYLPDHVIRRLTVAVLILIAVSAIVAPYFKT
- a CDS encoding UbiX family flavin prenyltransferase; this encodes MSAAVDAPLVLAMTGASGAPYATRLLEVLLRDGYEVHLLISPSGQAVIRQELNREVDLNTFALPQLLPDIAASELKGKLHFHQHGDYFAPVASGSFLTRGMVVCPCSGSTLSGIAHGSSQNLIQRAADVHLKEKRKLILVPRETPLSLVYLDNMKKVAEAGAVILPAMPGWYHGVRSLDDLIDFIVARILDQLGIEHQLMKRWGD
- the ubiE gene encoding bifunctional demethylmenaquinone methyltransferase/2-methoxy-6-polyprenyl-1,4-benzoquinol methylase UbiE, whose amino-acid sequence is MSVALDKSGSRVRRMFGEIAPHYDRMNHLLSMNVDKYWRWFTVRKLKPTPGEPILDVCTGTGDLALAFYRYTKGESAIVASDFCGEMLEIGEKKRDRAKIPPERLEFIEADAQNLPFESDRFSVVSVAFGLRNVADTDQGLRELTRVCKPGGQVAVLEFSTPTWQPFKAFYGFYFRNVLPRIGQMLARNSSAAYEYLPQSVGLFPQGKELAAKMEAAGLSDVRYYTLTFGIATLYVGRK